The segment agttcaagaatacttgtcaaacataagtcccccttgaaatttcagcatacactacccaagaagctattccactaaagtcgcttgttcgcacatatagaccttggaatcagtagttatttttcaggagaggatagaataccttcgagtatcctatcctaatgtttggtagatgataaaacagacaccaacaggatGTAATCAATCTTGGCCTCtggttcaatttgtaaaatctataaaaggcaggatgcctctcattgtaaagggttagaattttTGTAGAAGGTTAGAATTAGTTAGACTATTAGGAGTAGAATAGAActgtagaaattgttgtaatggcagttgaagcaaatatatgaacattgaatatggtgtttttgtctttgttttcttctgtTCGCATGGTTTCCCTTCAGTTGGTTAGTTAGAGTTCAATGATTTTAATAGCAAAGTGtgagggtatttgatgcattttaggTTCATACCATTGGCGATCTGTTGATTGTAGGTTaccgtgcatggttagtttgaacccaaaactgtgcttagttcaactgtaggTGTTTGTTTTAggttgcgccagaattgggtgcccaTATGAATCCCCATAGTCTAAAAATCCATTTATCCTTTGGAGCTTGCACCGTTCTTTtcgagttgtgagggtgtctctagcAAAACAAAAACTGGTTTATCGAAATTTGTCTACCTGCAGTACTAGTCATTCTCATCATTGCACTGAGGAtccctaaacccttctcttttaattttattttccagTCCGAGAATTACAGTATCGTTGGATgcagaccagcttgttgtaaacgtaaggccccttgtgttactagcaaaacacatcaaactgtTGAGTTATCCTGTAGTCatgacctgacatttggaaccttgaggttgtcccctttgatcaactaaaacaacattagggattccttacacaagagaggataggatacttagcaagaacattctattctgcgttggccagaGAGAGTTGTAGTaatacgattttagccacgtcaacactaCCAAATTCCGTCCTAACCTTACTCACCACTTTTGGGTTTGAGAAGATTATTTGGAATTATTTTTTGTACCTATTAGCAACTTCATTGTCTCTATATGGCATTGTTCTCCTAGGCAAATAAACTACTTTTGTGCTATAATATTTGGGAGATAATGCATATGCAAGCAAATGCAAGGGCATGGTCATCTTGTTTCAGCATCCACAATGATTTTTTTCACCCTTAAGAAAAATGTTTCTTTGGGGCCATTTTCCTTCTATGCTATTATTGATCTTGTTTTATCTATCATAGAGTCCATggcatcataggtttcttcaaGCATAGCCAATTTGTGTCAGTGCACTTGATCATACTCATTATGGACTCAATGAAACTCAAGATGTAGTCCAACAAGCCCACCACTCATCATCCATGATGAACAATTTAACCTTTTCCCTCCACATATTCCATTTATTGTTAATGACCATGTTGCTTAATGCCTTTCACACCTTCACAAGTCATCTCAaaatgattgtttgcaatactaaACGAATCTTAACAACCTAATGTAGTATAAAAGATTAATCAATAAGTTTATGATAAATTATAATCTAAATAGTAAATATGTCATAAATTTAAATTTCATAAAATTACCTTTAATAATTTCAAAGTGGAGAAATCCTAAAGATGCCTTGTGACTTATGATGATTTTTCATGGGCATTTGAATCTCCTTACCCATGGTGTGTATATTTTTCACCCACTCTATCAAGTGCCAATTTTTTGCATCACCAAGTTGAGGGAGTGGATGGTGGTGTCCAAAAAGTGTGTTCATACCTTTCATCAACCAAAGCACCTGCTACCTTGCAATTCTTTGCACTGTCCATTCTAAATTTTATGGAATTAGAAAAATTACAGAAAATGGGTTCAATAACAGTTGTTCCTTTTCTACTCTACGATGCCTCTGCAAAATATGAACAACTGAATTTCTCTAATTCTCCTCAAATACCAAACTTAGATCAACCCTCTCATGCTTAAACACACTCTCCACCTCTATTTACAATTGCTGGTGATGCAAGAGCATTCCCCTAGGGCCTTGGAAGAATCCTCTGCTAACTAGAAGTTGAAAGGATGTCATTTTGTTTCAGTTCTAAGTTTTAATAGTTGGGGGTTGTTTCTATGGTTCTGGATTCGACCCAAGTCAATTCCACAAGCATGAATTTGACCCAAAAATGTGGAAACATCTGTGTTCTCTTTGCAAGTTTTTTGTTTCTATCATTCTATTCTCATATCTATCTATTTCATGACATCAACTTACTATTCATTTTTTATCACCCTGATCCTTATGGATCAACTAACCATAGACAATGTGGGCTCATATGAGGTGTTTGTGGTGGACTAATAGTATGGTGGAGAGGAATAGTTCAAACTTCAGCATACATAAACTTAGTGCTTTATAAGGATTGAATATTTACTACTTCTTATCCTATTATATATCCTCTAGCATCTAAAACTTGTCCTTAAGAGCATGCTAACATTATGTATAAAAATAATCATAGCTAATTAATCGTGTTACTTTCACTTCCTGCTCTGCAATCGAAAGAGGCACTGACTAAATGGGTTCATTTCTCTACTTGTATCAGTTTAACAATTACATTATTTTTCATTTCCATATGTTAATTAAATACTAACCTTGATTTTAGTACTAGAGAAATGCGTACCTTAAATGTACCGATATTTTGTTGATGTGCAAGGCTCAATAAAGCCATGTAATATCTTTGCTCTGTTACCATACCATCTCCATGATGAATCATCCCTACAAAAGTAGATAATAGTAAATTACAGTACCTATTGAAATTAAGAACCATAAAGCAATGAATTATTTGAGACTACTTAACATAAGAAAAAATATTATCAAGTCGTTAGCTTCCATACTTTAAGTACTTCTATACCATCATTAATTAAAAACAATATAGAGATTACTCCATGAAGAGAAACTTGTATCACTCATTTTAGTTGTATATGAGAATTTGTCCTCCATTATAGCCTCTCTAAATTTCCCCTAGGGTTTGCATATGTATTTGTCAACATTTTTTTCATTATCATCTTTCATCAAAGGATAGTAAATTAGTGTTAAGTTGAAATGCTTGTCCCAAACTTCAGATTGTTGATTGATGTCCATAAGAATTTGTACGTAAAGGACACAAGTtgcaatttatttaattgattttctaTGTTGGGAAGTTGGATTTACATGGTAAAGTTCTTAtaggttttaattttaaaatagtaTATATTGTTGATCAATTGAATAGGACAATAGTAGTACTGTAGAATTTAATATGAATGGTATAGTAGTTGGAGAAGAAGATTGCAAGGTTCCAATGAGAAAAGGAAAGAACCATCCCAAAAAATATAAATTGATTCGAATGCAAAAGATAAATGGTGAGGGTAAAAGCACACACAAGAGGGATTTACACATACAGATCCCACTGAAAATGCAAAAGAGTTCTAAGTGAAGCCTCTTTGCCTTAGATTAACAGGGAAAAACGATGAGGATATACATAGCTTAGGGTTTTCCTCCAATTAATACTTGAGTGTTGTACCAAATCCAAAACTCAATGTTTGTACAACTTGATACTCAGTTTCTATTGATTTGTCAAGATCCATTATTATTGTTTCTGGTCAAACAGTAAAGATGTCGTGTCAAAGTCCAAAATGTCTACTATCTATTTCTTGTAGGTTGATCATGGTTGCAATATTTTGAGTTAAAGATGAAGTGCTCAGCTATGGTGGCTGCAATTTGGAGCTGCAAACAAATATATTGGCTAGTGAAGGCCAATGAAATGAGTCTAAGAATGCAATTTTAGAGTGCTAACAAGTTCAGCCAGGAAGTTGATTTGAACAAAGGAGTGATAAAGGTATAAGGGCATAATTTTTGGCATTTAGAAACGAAATAATAAATATGGTGCACTTTCTTCCAAATCAGCACATGATGATATGGATTAAAGGATCACAGCTGGTCTATTAAGTAAATAGAGCCCAAATAAAGAAAgaagtttcaaaagaaaacaaagaatatAGGATGGCACTAGCATGGAAAAATCACGTCAAGACATGTTTCATGATTCATCAGATATCTGGAATAATAGATTGATGCAACTCATCCTTCATACAAAGCAGTCTGTACCAATGTTGACAAAGATTCTTGAAATGAATTCATTTTTCTATCTCCCatactttcttcttctcttctaaaaATATCTTATTTTTTCTGTTAACTTCTAAAACTAGCATGGAAACATTAAATGCTGACATGCAAAATATATGATCTACAACAAAGTTTTAATTTCTGAAAAAACTAGCAATATCAAGGAATGTCCAGTGTCTCCTACACTAATAGTAGCAGGAAGAACTACATCTAGGAATGAAATGCTCTAGAAGAAAAAGGACCATGTACCTCTAATTTGATTGTTGTAAAATGGGAGATAAAGAAACTTCTAATTTTCTAACAGATCTGGTGAAAAATATTAGTGAATTTAAGTACGACACAAAAATGTATAAAAACATGACATCACAAAGTGTCCCCTTAATCTCAAAACTAAGACCAAAAAGACGATCAATGCTGGATAACACAACAAACCATAGTTCCCAGACTCAAAATTGGCAAAGACTGCACAGGCCAATCTTTTTACCCAAATAGATTTTTGTTCTATGTGCATATATCTCCTGAATGCTTTAATGATTGCACAACAACATGGTGGCTAAAATGTAGTGATTTTATGGTGATAACCTGGCTCCAGCTTTGAATCAAatgaaaagagatgaagaaaaggGGGGTAATAATATGGTAATTGATCAATCATCAATCAAACGGTTAAGCATGTACTAGTCAAATTTCCCTCCCAACACGACTTTGGGCTAGTAAGTACCATGAAAACAAAGGTCTCATATAACTCAATTTTAAAACCAAAATTTGTCTTCGAGATGTTTTTTGTCATGCTGGAACAAAGATGCAGTGGTCACTAATGAGATTGGAGTTCCCCAATGACATGTTAGATGAGGCACAAGTAGTCAATCACTGACACACATGCACGTGCACTCCTCATGCACATGTTCTCTGTTTATGAGTGTGGATGTAATTGGGAGCGATATTTGGTGCAAGTTGTGTTCATCTGTGTCATTCCATTCTAAATTATTCCTTGTGGTTACAACTCTTTCATTTTAGATTCATAACGTCACACACAAGGTCCCCATTACAAGTCAACTTAAACATAGTCTTGTTATAAGGATTATTGAAATCTGTTTTAGTATGACTTATAATGCTATACTACTATAATCCCTATTATGACAATCTccaaatatttattcatatttccTGATCAACTAATGATTCCTAGGCTTCCTCAGGCTGATCTGAAAACATTAAAAaacatgtaatatatatttttttcctttcttgtttttTCTGAAATTACCAAACAGAGATGATGTGAGCTGCAAAGTGTTGATAACAACAGACCCAGAGACACTACAAAAGGAAAAAGGCACCTAGAAAAACAAAGGAACGTATGATTCTATTCCCAGACATTGGTGTAATCCTCTTTGTACATAAATTTTGTGCAATGTATCTGCTCAAGAAAAGGAAGCTTAGGATTTTATATTTACATGGAAGTTCTTTCAGTTGTCCTATGATCTATCCTCTAGCTAAAGATATATTGAAAAAATTGAAAGAGAATAAATCACACCTGACAAAGACATCAAACATTCATGAGAAGCAAAATCTTCTGTACCCTGTACTTGTCAACTCACATTTCCAACATATCTCTGACATGCATTCTGTCAACTTCTATGAAAATTCAAAGATAAAGTATTCCGTAACCCTTGTATATGAAGAACAGCCAGACTACTAAATTAAGCATTTCATTTCTAACTAAACCCGAACCAAAACAAACTCTAATATGGTTAGAAAATTAGATGTATTCAAAACACACAACAAAGGTGGACAAGAATTGTGTACTATCCCTTTTACATAAAAGATGGGGCAATGAACACTGTTTACCTTTGGATGCTTCAAGTAGCTGCTTGAAATGGATAGTTGTTATAAATTCTTGATGATAAAAGGAATATATTTGAGATGCCAAACTTGAGGAAAGTGGTGCAAGATCAAAATGAAACAAAGCCTTTTGATGAAATTGGCACTCATTCGTGATCACATCTGCTATCAGATCATCCAAGCAATATCTTTTCCTCTGTTTCAGTCCATTATtgtcttgtccatcattcttgaattccaattttTCCTTGGTGGAATTTGATGGTACCGACACCCCACAGACATCCTCACTTGTAAATTGAACTGTGCTACTTTCATTGCATATTTCTTTAGTGTTTCCAATACCTCGATCCAGCAAAAAGTTATCATGTTGACTGGGTAAGTAATCAGCTGAATTTTCTATATTTCCACACTTAGTGCTAATGTCTGAGGGTGCTTTTGAATGGTTTGTTTGCTGATCAAAAAAATCTTCAGCTTCCAAAAATTCCTCTGAACAATCCTCCTGTCGATCTTTAAGCTCTTTAAATGTCCCATCAATCTTTTCAGAGTTGATAGGAATTATCTCTGCAGTTGGACATTCTAAGGGTGCTTTTGCATAGTTTGTTTGCTGATCAAAAAAATCTTCAATGACTTCAGCTTCAGAAAATCCCTCTAAACAATCCTCTCGATCTTTAAGCTCTTTAAAAGTCCCATCAATATTTTGAGAGTTGATAGTATTTACCTCTACAGTTGGACAGGTAGGCGCATCACACCTCTGAACTGGGAAATGTTGAGAGTTTTGCATATGATGTTTCTCATATACATGTGTTGTTGGTATAGAGAACTCTTCTGTTTCTTGAAAATCACTCACTGGAATGTCCTGAATACAATTGCTCTGCTGCAGCATTTCACTATTCTTTGCGACAGAACAAACATTTGCAGTAACAAATAACTCAGGTTTTCTGTCATCTTTTGACCAATTCTCCTGTTGTTGCCAAGCAATATCATCCCAGTCGACCCCAAGCATGTGAGTTTCACTGCAGAGATTCCTCAAGATTGGACCATGTTTTGTGGCATTTTCAGAGGATAATTTGCTTTGTTCCTTATCATGAATAAGGTGGCTATTTTCTGCAGCATAAGAAACCTGGGTGAATAAATTGAATGTATTTCAATACAAATGGCAAAGGACAGAAAGAATAGAGTCTATACCAGTGAAGCCAACATttcattgtaaaatcattttaattGGCAAGCATTTCTTACAGACATTCCATTTAGCAGGTCATAACAAATGTAAACAAAGCATTTTAATTTAACTACAAAAGACTCAATTCACTAAAATTGTGCATACCATTTTTATAGACATTTACCATTATCATTAATATCTTGATTCCATTCTGCCCGACCAAAATCTTGATTTCCTTCTTTGGGTGCAAAACTAAGAACACCAGAGATCTTGTAAAACTCACAGGAATAGAATGGCAAGAATCAGAAGAAAGCAATGTAAAAGTTGACATATATACATGAAGATAAAGAAATCTATTGAAAatactggaaggagaataaatgaagataaatattaaaagaaaatgtcCATGAGAAGTTACCTTCAAGCAACTTCCCTGTAATTGTTTCCTGTGCTCAACAAGATTCATTGGTGCTGAAGGAAAGGTTATTTTATCCAAGTGAGAAGcataaaagaaaaaacataactctGAGACCATGCATAACATTCTGAGAGCTGAAAAAATATATGGTTTGCTGCAATATAAATGAATTCAATGACTTTTACAGGATTATACCAATGTTTGTCGATATATCAATAGGATCTGGATtagaaatttatttttttcaaaatcaacCACAATATGAAAGATGCTTTTATGTCTTAAAATGCACCTTAAAAGAGAAGCTATCAATAACTTCAAACCAAGTTGAAAATCCCTTCCAAAACTAAGAATTCTTTTGAAAATTGATATACTTATTAAGATTCAGAATACGTACACCTTGAAAGAGATTCCGCAAACATCTTTGGACAAACCATGATTCTATTCAACAGAGACTCTGGAATACAGTCAACATCACTATTATTGTCAAAATGCTCTGTAATGTCCAACAAATTTTCCAAGTCGTGCACCAACCTACGTGTAGATGTCAAACATTAAATTTAACCAAGATACATCATCATTTGCATTGATGCAAAAAGCTTGATAACATTGCACTACTAACCCTCCTATGAATAACATATGCTGTAATATGAACCACCAAATATGAAGAAGACACTCTCCCAAGAACGGAATCCATAGGAAAATGGTTTTTCCTGTAAATGCATAGGAGATGTACATCTAAGGCTAAAGAAATACACTACACAAGAAATCTTGTCATATTTTTCTTATAAAGGTATAATCATTTAGAAATTGAAGAACTGGCTAAACAGTCTCTCGGAAAATATTTCTCATCTCAAAGAGTCAAAGCAATCAAAGATTTCCTTAATTACATAACAGAGTGGAAAGAAAGAAAAGCACTATATATCTTTATTGTAGTTACTCCTGAAAGAGGACTTAAAGAAGactccaaaatttgaaatgaaaaaacATCACACAGTTGTATCTAGACATGGTATATGTTTACTTGTGAAAGTCTCAAATCTTAAAATATTCTCACTATTTTGATTTCCAAGCATATCAGCAAGCAAACATACAATCTGCAAATTCCAGGCGCATGACATCCTTAAGTTTAAGGTCAATGGTTACAGCCATCAAGTTTCAAAATTACATTATCAACTGCATTTCAATTCTtccaaatacaaaaaaatacatgcTTGATATGTATGTGTACACGTATGTACATATGAATGTATGCAATGGTCTAAAAAAACTCTAAACATTATTCAAACCTAGATCTAAACACTTTAGTAAAATACCTAGTCCAACATGTAGCAACTATGCTTGTCATTATTAAATCCACTCACAGGAGCTCAAGATAGGGTGTGGATATATTATAAGAAATCCAAGCAAGTCATCATACCTATCCTACACAATAGTAATTATTGGATTTTCAAAGAAATTTTCAATTTATAAGAAATAAGACTCATCTCAATCTTGGGCTTGCCACAAGGTGGCACTTAAGCTCTCTAGCCATGGTCCTCGACAGTGCCCTCAAGTAAATTCATAAGCCTTCCAGCCTTGCTCTTCAAGTTTAACCATGAACTAGCTTATTGATTTGTTTGCAgtaatatcccccttaattttttttcaattattttagtttacaatcaacacaaacacctattagggttagaaaatgaaatcccaatactgctgaaagtaactctttccaccttttgatcaccgagagcccaatctgggagggtgagagcatacagtgtggggatcgttagatgcaagaaactgaaattgattacaatacttgggcggcaagccagccccttccacttttcagtgggataaTGAGAATACTGAAAGATcacttggcagtaaaccagccaagCAACTAAAGTagcaatcactcaaccgcttatgcagcgagagGACTAGAAATGAAGTTACAAATCAACTCTATCGCTTATGCAGCGAGAGGACAATATTACAATATTCAAAGTAGGCAGCagagccagcctcttccacttatgcagttggactaagagcaataatccaattagatagctgttagtactactaaccagctttacaatgcacaatatggattacaaattaagagaaattactatcccaaagataggcggcaaggccaacctcttccactttgcaATGGGTCTAAGAAAGATCAATagaaattgttgttagtactactaccaacattacaatatgaatcatagaagATAAGAATGAAGAACCAACAGCTACAAACAATTACCAAGATCTTTCTCTCCACACCAAAGAACCCACACACCCTAAAACCAACTTCATACAAGAAGACACTCCAAAACGGAAA is part of the Cryptomeria japonica chromosome 10, Sugi_1.0, whole genome shotgun sequence genome and harbors:
- the LOC131067554 gene encoding uncharacterized protein LOC131067554 isoform X3 encodes the protein MGLFQDLKLKLLQPMFMFGWRFGPTEALILEVNFNGDADIKCFKEHINAVAKELILNGSLFNTEEEYQDTKLIPQEDPQTKCTSVSDKVFDDTVNAGKLSSLEAREQSILTGVLAKNANDNSPSWEHIEKEEFFNSSLRREPFLGYEVQKNGPANHFKHFDLGFTKQTGNQKISGELKQEDGIVWSNSKTIFLEDVDSIEEFDENEPVKFNHNIFTESSSVIENADSYNNYMLGLEGSSSSCQSQETNPVETFGIHMSSMDVAKFRYAKAKKNKKKCQWLVHDLENLLDITEHFDNNSDVDCIPESLLNRIMVCPKMFAESLSRSPMNLVEHRKQLQGSCLKISGVLSFAPKEGNQDFGRAEWNQDINDNENSHLIHDKEQSKLSSENATKHGPILRNLCSETHMLGVDWDDIAWQQQENWSKDDRKPELFVTANVCSVAKNSEMLQQSNCIQDIPVSDFQETEEFSIPTTHVYEKHHMQNSQHFPVQRCDAPTCPTVEVNTINSQNIDGTFKELKDREDCLEGFSEAEVIEDFFDQQTNYAKAPLECPTAEIIPINSEKIDGTFKELKDRQEDCSEEFLEAEDFFDQQTNHSKAPSDISTKCGNIENSADYLPSQHDNFLLDRGIGNTKEICNESSTVQFTSEDVCGVSVPSNSTKEKLEFKNDGQDNNGLKQRKRYCLDDLIADVITNECQFHQKALFHFDLAPLSSSLASQIYSFYHQEFITTIHFKQLLEASKGMIHHGDGMVTEQRYYMALLSLAHQQNIGTFKGPAIEGHQIHLQANSSCSLNEIMIHLEPLLERQDG